In the genome of Streptomyces pactum, one region contains:
- a CDS encoding aldo/keto reductase, producing MTSTVLPRRPIGTSGLQASVLSLGSWHTFDRMDFADAVTMVRHALDEGVNLFDVGVYGLPGAPPVFTDVLWGAIMRATGVPRDAYLASVKLWIEGFGPEGFAPQLHNAFLRTGLDHADLVILGDLRRDDVALEDLVGDLAALFEAGLIRAWGVNNWSAGNIRALRRIAAERGVPGPQIAQLKYSLARRAIPDGAPFAELFASGFSMQASDVLEGGILAGRTSPDREIGRDPGSIRDAIVATVPGITRLAEELGTTPAQLAIAFTLTHPATTTTLVGATRLEQVRQNIGALDLLERVGADELRALVEPFWTDRGIVDPEGP from the coding sequence GTGACCTCCACCGTGCTCCCCCGGCGCCCCATCGGCACCAGCGGGCTCCAGGCGTCGGTCCTCTCCCTCGGTTCGTGGCACACCTTCGACCGGATGGACTTCGCGGACGCCGTCACCATGGTCCGCCACGCGCTCGACGAGGGCGTCAACCTGTTCGACGTCGGCGTCTACGGCCTGCCCGGCGCTCCCCCGGTCTTCACCGACGTGCTGTGGGGCGCCATCATGCGCGCGACCGGGGTCCCCCGGGACGCGTACCTGGCGTCGGTGAAGCTGTGGATCGAGGGCTTCGGCCCCGAAGGGTTCGCCCCGCAGCTGCACAACGCGTTCCTGCGGACCGGGCTCGACCACGCCGACCTGGTGATCCTCGGCGACCTGCGGCGCGACGACGTCGCCCTGGAGGACCTCGTGGGCGACCTGGCCGCCCTCTTCGAGGCCGGGCTGATCCGCGCCTGGGGCGTGAACAACTGGTCGGCCGGGAACATCCGCGCGCTCCGCCGGATCGCCGCCGAACGGGGCGTGCCCGGTCCGCAGATCGCACAGCTGAAGTACAGCCTGGCGCGGCGCGCGATCCCCGACGGGGCGCCGTTCGCCGAGCTGTTCGCCTCGGGTTTCAGCATGCAGGCCTCCGACGTCCTGGAGGGCGGCATCCTGGCCGGCCGCACCTCCCCGGACCGGGAGATCGGCCGCGACCCCGGCTCCATCCGCGACGCGATCGTGGCGACCGTCCCGGGCATCACCCGGCTCGCCGAGGAGCTCGGCACCACCCCCGCCCAGCTCGCGATCGCCTTCACCCTCACCCACCCGGCCACCACCACGACGCTGGTCGGCGCCACCCGGCTGGAACAGGTCCGGCAGAACATCGGCGCCCTGGACCTGCTGGAGCGGGTCGGGGCCGACGAACTGCGGGCCCTGGTGGAGCCGTTCTGGACCGACCGAGGCATCGTCGACCCGGAAGGCCCCTGA
- a CDS encoding zinc-binding dehydrogenase, with the protein MDVPSSTRAAVLTRHGADLDLVELPLPAVPEPGAALVRILRTTLCGTDIEIWSGKMSFPGMLPMVLGHEMVGEIVALGENTRDALGRELSVGDRIGWSESTCGACHGCTVLREPVACSDRGYGFLQRSDVPPYATAGLCEYVYVVPGAAKLLLPREIPDTWAAMAGCAAKTVLRAFSRAGGVRPGSRVVVQGSGALGLFATAVAHLGGAGSVITVGAPPQRLALAGAFGADATVDIAAGSEAVVTRVRELTGGHGADLVLDFAGAPSVGREAVEMAARRGRIVIVGSTGPTADPLALGTVMGKELTIVGSLNGDIADYHDAISFFTSFSARMPWDRLFGEPVGLSGASSRIAAMSRHEEIKAVIDPRLA; encoded by the coding sequence ATGGACGTTCCCTCCTCGACCCGCGCCGCCGTCCTGACCCGGCACGGCGCCGACCTGGACCTCGTCGAGCTGCCGCTGCCGGCCGTGCCGGAGCCCGGGGCCGCCCTGGTGCGCATCCTCCGCACGACCCTGTGCGGCACCGACATCGAGATCTGGTCGGGAAAGATGAGCTTCCCGGGCATGCTGCCGATGGTGCTCGGCCACGAGATGGTCGGCGAGATCGTCGCGCTCGGCGAGAACACCCGCGACGCCCTGGGCCGCGAGCTGTCCGTCGGGGACCGCATCGGCTGGTCGGAATCGACCTGCGGCGCATGCCACGGCTGCACGGTGCTGCGCGAGCCGGTGGCCTGCTCCGACCGGGGCTACGGGTTCCTCCAGCGCTCCGACGTGCCCCCGTACGCCACGGCCGGTCTGTGCGAGTACGTCTACGTGGTCCCGGGCGCGGCCAAGCTGCTGCTGCCGCGGGAGATCCCCGACACCTGGGCCGCGATGGCCGGCTGTGCGGCGAAGACCGTGCTCAGGGCGTTCTCCCGGGCCGGCGGGGTGCGCCCCGGCTCCCGCGTCGTCGTCCAGGGGTCGGGCGCGCTCGGCCTCTTCGCGACCGCGGTGGCCCACCTCGGCGGCGCGGGCAGTGTGATCACCGTCGGCGCGCCCCCGCAACGGCTCGCGCTGGCCGGCGCGTTCGGCGCCGACGCGACGGTGGACATCGCCGCGGGCTCCGAGGCCGTCGTCACCCGGGTGCGGGAACTCACCGGCGGACACGGCGCCGACCTGGTCCTGGACTTCGCCGGCGCCCCGTCGGTGGGCCGCGAGGCGGTGGAGATGGCGGCCCGGCGAGGCCGGATCGTCATCGTGGGCAGCACCGGGCCGACCGCCGACCCGCTGGCGCTGGGCACCGTGATGGGCAAGGAACTCACCATCGTCGGCTCGCTCAACGGCGACATCGCCGACTACCACGACGCGATCAGCTTCTTCACCTCCTTCTCCGCCCGCATGCCCTGGGACCGGCTGTTCGGCGAGCCCGTCGGCCTGTCCGGGGCCTCCTCCCGCATCGCCGCGATGAGCCGGCACGAGGAGATCAAGGCCGTCATCGATCCCCGGCTCGCCTGA
- a CDS encoding amidohydrolase produces the protein MRTADGHARNAPADLILRGGPVHTLAPGGRGAGATAVALRDGLVARVGDDSEVLALAGPATEVVDLAGRAVLPGINDSHLHATWLGALWPDTLFGEQAAPGPPPERPLLDDGRRRRAILRAGDLLASLGITSYTEPGLGPGEDHGRTGAFGTSVAEQYRALAAEGLLRARVTVLWLYGELDGPSDLENYLAGLAATDGATSDARWLRFAGVKIFADGIPPMRSAYTHHCYADGVRPSLLVGGADDAEREANLARMILAAHRAGRQVGVHATGDRSIDIMLDAVERARREHDVDLGHYVIHGDLVTGPQLRRMAALGVGLNTQPEIALRTRALVDDALGPGPAAAAWPLREAFDAGVPLCLSSDAPVLSPDWRRQIAAADAWMGPADDPRARMERLLRCYTVEPARQDHAASWKGTLAPGMAADLCVLEADPLALTPAELPDVTVEMTVVDGRIVHDRAASPRTTEPV, from the coding sequence GTGCGCACAGCTGACGGCCACGCCCGCAATGCACCGGCCGACCTGATCCTGAGAGGTGGTCCCGTCCACACCCTGGCGCCGGGCGGCCGGGGGGCGGGGGCGACCGCCGTCGCCTTGCGCGACGGGCTCGTCGCCCGCGTCGGGGACGACTCCGAGGTGCTGGCGCTCGCCGGCCCCGCGACCGAGGTCGTCGACCTCGCCGGCCGCGCCGTCCTGCCCGGCATCAACGACAGCCACCTGCACGCCACCTGGCTGGGCGCCCTGTGGCCCGACACCCTCTTCGGCGAGCAGGCGGCTCCCGGCCCGCCCCCCGAACGTCCGCTCCTGGACGACGGCCGGCGCCGCCGGGCGATCCTGCGGGCCGGGGACCTCCTCGCCTCGCTCGGCATCACCAGCTACACCGAGCCCGGCCTCGGCCCCGGCGAGGACCACGGGAGGACCGGCGCCTTCGGCACCTCGGTCGCCGAGCAGTACCGCGCGCTCGCCGCCGAGGGGCTGCTGCGGGCCAGGGTCACCGTTCTGTGGCTCTACGGCGAGCTGGACGGCCCCAGCGACCTGGAGAACTACCTGGCCGGCCTCGCCGCGACCGATGGCGCCACGAGCGACGCGCGGTGGCTCCGGTTCGCCGGCGTCAAGATATTCGCCGACGGCATCCCGCCGATGCGGTCGGCCTACACCCACCACTGCTACGCCGACGGCGTCCGGCCCTCCCTGCTGGTCGGGGGCGCCGACGACGCCGAGCGCGAGGCGAACCTGGCCCGGATGATCCTCGCCGCGCACCGCGCGGGCCGCCAGGTGGGCGTGCACGCCACGGGGGACCGCTCGATCGACATCATGCTCGACGCGGTGGAGCGGGCGCGGCGCGAGCACGACGTGGACCTGGGCCACTACGTCATCCACGGTGACCTGGTGACCGGGCCGCAACTGCGCCGGATGGCCGCGCTCGGGGTCGGCCTGAACACCCAGCCGGAGATCGCGCTGCGCACCCGCGCGCTGGTGGACGACGCGCTGGGCCCGGGCCCGGCGGCGGCGGCCTGGCCGCTGCGGGAGGCGTTCGACGCGGGCGTGCCGCTGTGCCTGTCCTCCGACGCGCCCGTGCTCTCCCCGGACTGGCGGCGCCAGATCGCCGCGGCCGACGCGTGGATGGGGCCCGCCGACGATCCGCGCGCGCGGATGGAGCGGCTGCTGCGCTGCTACACGGTGGAGCCTGCCCGCCAGGACCACGCCGCTTCCTGGAAGGGCACGCTCGCCCCGGGCATGGCGGCCGACCTGTGCGTCCTGGAGGCCGACCCGCTGGCCCTCACCCCCGCCGAACTGCCGGACGTCACCGTGGAAATGACGGTGGTGGACGGCAGGATCGTCCACGACCGCGCGGCGAGCCCCCGCACGACGGAGCCGGTCTGA
- a CDS encoding SDR family NAD(P)-dependent oxidoreductase, whose amino-acid sequence MRTRTVLVTGGAGGIGRAVAAAFTAAGDTVVIADRDAPRVTETARALGVRGRVLDITDPDAIARELDAVQAELGPVEVLVNNAGLLTVHGSLLDLAGSDLDTILRTNVVGTFLMTQEVARRMIGAGVAGTVVNISSIGGRQPTPGMGGYESSKAAVDALTRWAAIELAAHGIRVNAVAPGPVLTEMLALGMPEGSPQRKAWEDRIPLRRLAAVDDVAAATVFLAGDGAAHITGTSLPVDGGQLLT is encoded by the coding sequence ATGCGCACACGCACCGTGCTGGTCACCGGCGGAGCCGGCGGGATCGGCCGGGCCGTGGCCGCGGCGTTCACGGCGGCGGGCGACACCGTGGTGATCGCCGACCGGGACGCGCCGCGCGTCACGGAGACCGCACGGGCCCTCGGCGTCCGCGGCCGGGTCCTCGACATCACCGATCCGGACGCGATCGCCCGCGAGCTGGACGCGGTGCAGGCCGAGCTGGGGCCGGTCGAGGTGCTGGTGAACAACGCGGGCCTGCTCACCGTGCACGGCTCGCTGCTGGACCTGGCCGGGAGCGACCTGGACACCATCCTGCGCACCAACGTGGTGGGCACCTTCCTGATGACCCAGGAGGTGGCCCGCCGGATGATCGGCGCCGGGGTGGCCGGGACGGTCGTCAACATCTCCTCGATCGGCGGCCGGCAGCCCACGCCGGGCATGGGCGGCTACGAGAGCAGCAAGGCGGCCGTCGACGCGCTCACCCGCTGGGCCGCGATCGAACTGGCCGCGCACGGCATCCGCGTCAACGCGGTGGCCCCCGGGCCGGTGCTGACCGAGATGCTGGCCCTCGGCATGCCGGAGGGCTCCCCGCAGCGCAAGGCCTGGGAGGACCGCATCCCGCTCAGGCGGCTGGCCGCGGTGGACGATGTCGCCGCGGCCACGGTCTTCCTCGCGGGTGACGGCGCCGCGCACATCACCGGCACCAGCCTGCCGGTGGACGGCGGCCAGCTCCTCACCTGA
- a CDS encoding aldo/keto reductase, protein MSAEQSLPQRRLGPGGPDVPVLSLGSWNTWDRMEFDDAVSLIARAAELGCAFFDVAHYNMGPHAENASTDLIFGRAVREAGLARADWLYCGKLWLWDYPATGFTQQMETSLERVGVERADMVVVGDYIGELDVERVVTDVAEQIEAGRFTTWGVNNWRYRDLRAAIDIARERDLVPPSFAQLKYGLVRRSMAEGRYYAPLFESGELALQASDVFEGGILVGKLRPDRKIGADVGGIRKRITASYGEVRRLADSFGATPAQLGIAFCLANPATANVLIGVSRAAQLEDNAGAVALLERVGAPELRRAVAGLWLDREVAADGTW, encoded by the coding sequence TTGAGCGCTGAACAGTCCCTTCCCCAACGCAGGTTGGGGCCCGGCGGCCCCGACGTACCGGTGCTGTCGCTGGGGTCCTGGAACACCTGGGACCGGATGGAATTCGACGACGCGGTGTCGCTGATCGCGCGGGCCGCCGAACTCGGCTGTGCCTTCTTCGACGTCGCGCACTACAACATGGGCCCGCACGCGGAGAACGCGAGTACCGACCTGATCTTCGGCCGTGCCGTACGGGAGGCGGGCCTGGCCCGCGCCGACTGGCTGTACTGCGGCAAGCTCTGGCTCTGGGACTACCCCGCCACCGGGTTCACGCAGCAGATGGAGACGTCGCTGGAGCGTGTCGGCGTCGAGCGCGCCGACATGGTCGTGGTCGGCGACTACATCGGTGAGCTGGACGTGGAGCGGGTGGTCACCGACGTCGCCGAGCAGATCGAGGCGGGCCGGTTCACCACCTGGGGCGTCAACAACTGGCGCTACCGCGACCTGCGGGCGGCGATCGACATCGCCCGTGAGCGGGACCTGGTCCCGCCCTCCTTCGCACAGCTCAAGTACGGCCTGGTCCGCAGGTCGATGGCCGAGGGCCGCTACTACGCCCCCCTGTTCGAGTCGGGCGAGCTGGCCCTCCAGGCGTCCGACGTCTTCGAGGGCGGCATCCTGGTCGGCAAGCTCCGCCCGGACCGCAAGATCGGCGCCGACGTCGGCGGCATCCGGAAGCGCATCACCGCCTCCTACGGCGAGGTGCGGCGCCTGGCCGACTCCTTCGGCGCCACCCCCGCGCAGCTGGGCATCGCGTTCTGCCTGGCCAACCCGGCGACGGCGAACGTGCTAATTGGCGTCTCCCGCGCGGCCCAGCTGGAGGACAACGCGGGCGCCGTCGCGCTGCTCGAACGGGTCGGCGCCCCGGAACTGCGCCGCGCCGTGGCCGGCCTGTGGCTCGACCGCGAGGTCGCCGCGGACGGCACCTGGTGA
- a CDS encoding methyltransferase family protein has product MTTSGTPVTTTPAATPDRIVDIAIGYMGAKQLFAAARTGLFRALAEQERDVPQLAAATGLSEQMTRILADAMNALGLLERHDGRYRLAPDSAAHLTGEGDLDLHPFLGFLNEISYGHWLQFDTTVDTTKPGELEMDESRWKTFMAGVMRYNALHAAMLARSFDFAPYRDLLDLGGLSPDFAIGALRANPELSARFVFDPASTESLTQALDAAGLADRARIEPAPTDTARPAGDHDLVMVNHVIHRFTAEQNRAILGSARAAARPGATLLLLDFLLDDNDRQRPIDALHAGEYFVIDGTVVYPESEVTAWLEASGWRRREVIELPGSPRVVVAEAV; this is encoded by the coding sequence ATGACCACATCCGGCACCCCCGTCACCACCACCCCCGCCGCCACCCCGGACCGCATCGTCGACATCGCGATCGGCTACATGGGGGCGAAGCAGCTGTTCGCCGCGGCCCGCACCGGCCTGTTCCGCGCTCTCGCCGAGCAGGAGCGCGACGTGCCCCAGCTCGCCGCGGCGACCGGACTCAGCGAGCAGATGACCCGCATCCTGGCCGACGCCATGAACGCGCTGGGACTGCTGGAGCGCCACGACGGCCGCTACCGGCTCGCCCCGGACTCCGCCGCCCACCTGACCGGCGAGGGCGACCTCGACCTGCACCCCTTCCTCGGCTTCCTCAACGAGATCAGCTACGGCCACTGGCTCCAGTTCGACACCACCGTCGACACCACCAAGCCCGGCGAGCTGGAGATGGACGAGTCCCGCTGGAAGACGTTCATGGCCGGCGTCATGCGCTACAACGCGCTGCACGCCGCCATGCTGGCCCGCTCCTTCGACTTCGCGCCCTACCGGGACCTGCTCGACCTCGGGGGGCTCTCGCCGGACTTCGCCATCGGCGCCCTGCGGGCCAACCCCGAGCTGTCGGCGCGCTTCGTCTTCGACCCCGCCTCCACGGAGTCCCTCACCCAGGCGCTCGACGCCGCGGGGCTCGCGGACCGCGCCCGGATCGAGCCCGCGCCGACCGACACCGCGCGGCCGGCGGGCGACCACGACCTGGTCATGGTCAACCACGTGATCCACCGCTTCACCGCGGAGCAGAACCGCGCCATCCTCGGCAGCGCCCGCGCCGCCGCACGCCCCGGTGCCACGCTGCTGCTGCTGGACTTCCTGCTGGACGACAACGACCGCCAGCGTCCGATCGACGCGCTGCACGCCGGCGAGTACTTCGTCATCGACGGCACGGTCGTCTATCCCGAGTCCGAGGTCACCGCGTGGCTGGAGGCGTCCGGCTGGCGCCGGCGCGAGGTGATCGAGCTGCCGGGCAGCCCGCGCGTGGTCGTCGCAGAAGCGGTCTGA
- a CDS encoding ABC transporter substrate-binding protein, whose translation MKKIWRATCAAVAAFAMAACTNSVTSTGGTTDEDIKIGTLLDVTSWDPAQADIGFDGPYLSALYDPLIALDKNSRPVPGLARSWRFSTDHLTLTMNLRTGVKFSDGEVFDAAAAVQNLRHLKDGVRSGQAYANVTAIREVDADTIALDLKKKDDALLYYMGVGRSWMASPAAIEAKTLATRPVGSGPYTYDEGKSTPGSEYVFTKKSGHWDDKTYPFGTVHVLPIADPTASFNAMLSGQLDVAYANAADIPRAKDKGWNVASDVATWVGIQFTDRTGKELKPLGDIRVRRAINHAFDGAAMLKSVGQGAGVATTQVFPAGRPAYDEALNDRYAFDMDKAKRLMAEAGYPDGFEVTMPMSSIFQPWQPSVQQTLGKLGIKVTWKNLSPADYQKNAATYPMFVAVLALDSNPAASVDGRITSRQWFNPNPSTKDFPEVDELIGKIEKADGEAQVTLIRQLNEKITDLAWQDVWYQADNTYFSVKGVKVTPITGMMFPTLRFVQRG comes from the coding sequence ATGAAGAAAATCTGGAGAGCCACATGCGCCGCGGTCGCCGCCTTCGCGATGGCCGCCTGTACCAACTCGGTCACCTCGACCGGTGGCACCACGGACGAGGATATCAAGATAGGCACCCTCCTCGACGTCACCTCCTGGGACCCGGCCCAGGCGGACATCGGCTTCGACGGTCCCTACCTGTCGGCCCTCTACGACCCGCTGATCGCCCTGGACAAGAACTCCCGGCCGGTGCCCGGCCTGGCCAGGTCCTGGCGGTTCTCCACGGACCACCTGACCCTCACCATGAACCTGCGCACCGGGGTGAAGTTCAGCGACGGTGAGGTCTTCGACGCCGCGGCCGCGGTGCAGAACCTCCGGCACCTCAAGGACGGCGTCCGCTCCGGCCAGGCCTACGCCAACGTCACCGCCATCCGGGAGGTGGACGCCGACACCATCGCCCTCGACCTGAAGAAGAAGGACGACGCCCTCCTCTACTACATGGGCGTGGGCCGCAGCTGGATGGCCTCGCCCGCCGCGATCGAGGCCAAGACGCTCGCCACCCGGCCCGTCGGCTCGGGCCCGTACACCTACGACGAGGGCAAGTCGACGCCGGGCTCGGAGTACGTCTTCACCAAGAAGTCCGGGCACTGGGACGACAAGACCTACCCCTTCGGCACCGTCCACGTGCTGCCGATCGCGGACCCGACCGCCAGCTTCAACGCCATGCTCTCCGGCCAGCTGGACGTCGCCTACGCCAACGCCGCGGACATCCCCCGGGCCAAGGACAAGGGCTGGAACGTCGCCTCCGACGTCGCGACCTGGGTGGGCATCCAGTTCACCGACCGCACCGGCAAGGAGCTCAAGCCCCTGGGCGACATCAGGGTGCGGCGGGCCATCAACCACGCCTTCGACGGCGCGGCCATGCTGAAGTCGGTGGGCCAGGGCGCCGGTGTGGCGACCACCCAGGTCTTCCCCGCCGGCCGCCCGGCCTACGACGAGGCACTCAACGACCGGTACGCCTTCGACATGGACAAGGCCAAGCGGCTCATGGCCGAGGCCGGCTACCCCGACGGCTTCGAGGTGACGATGCCGATGTCGTCGATCTTCCAGCCCTGGCAGCCCTCGGTGCAGCAGACCCTCGGCAAGCTCGGCATCAAGGTGACCTGGAAGAACCTGTCGCCGGCGGACTACCAGAAGAACGCCGCCACCTACCCCATGTTCGTCGCGGTCCTGGCGCTGGACTCCAACCCGGCGGCCTCGGTGGACGGCCGGATCACCTCCCGGCAGTGGTTCAACCCCAACCCCTCGACGAAGGACTTCCCCGAGGTCGACGAGTTGATCGGCAAGATCGAGAAGGCCGACGGCGAGGCCCAGGTGACCCTGATCCGGCAGCTCAACGAGAAGATCACCGACCTGGCCTGGCAGGACGTCTGGTACCAGGCCGACAACACGTACTTCAGCGTCAAGGGCGTCAAGGTCACCCCGATCACCGGGATGATGTTCCCCACCCTGCGGTTCGTCCAGCGCGGCTAG
- a CDS encoding ABC transporter permease codes for MLRFTIRRLMSGVVLLLVVTSATFFLAHLAIGDPTAGLLGNNATPAQRAALHERLGLDRPLITQYWDWFSHAIRGDFGTSWRNFQPVSDQIALRVPVTLSVVLAAMFLAAVAGLGIGIVTGLRPDGILARVLKLASVVLFALPGFWVSLVLVMTFAVRLKWFPAVGYVPLTQSPSAWLSSITLPAVALALAAIVMIAEQLRNGFLEVSRQDFVRTLRARGLSSRRITLHVLRNASPAALTVLAVMSVGLLGGAIVVEIIFNLPGIGSLTQSASQIGDIPVLLGLTAVTVVFVVLINFLLDLVLGWINPKVREI; via the coding sequence ATGCTCAGATTCACGATCCGGCGGCTGATGTCGGGAGTGGTCCTCCTGCTCGTCGTCACCTCCGCCACCTTCTTCCTCGCCCACCTGGCCATCGGCGACCCCACCGCCGGCCTGCTCGGAAACAACGCCACCCCCGCCCAGCGGGCGGCGCTGCACGAACGCCTCGGCCTGGACCGCCCGCTGATCACCCAGTACTGGGACTGGTTCTCCCACGCCATCCGCGGTGACTTCGGCACCTCCTGGCGCAACTTCCAGCCGGTCTCGGACCAGATCGCCCTGCGCGTCCCGGTCACCCTGTCGGTCGTGCTCGCCGCCATGTTCCTCGCGGCCGTCGCCGGACTGGGCATCGGCATCGTCACCGGGCTGCGTCCGGACGGGATCCTCGCCCGCGTCCTCAAGCTCGCCTCGGTCGTCCTCTTCGCCCTCCCGGGCTTCTGGGTGAGCCTGGTGCTCGTCATGACGTTCGCCGTGCGGCTCAAATGGTTCCCCGCGGTGGGCTACGTCCCCCTCACCCAGTCACCCTCCGCATGGCTGAGCTCCATCACCCTGCCGGCGGTCGCCCTGGCCCTCGCCGCGATCGTGATGATCGCCGAACAGCTGCGCAACGGCTTCCTGGAGGTGTCCCGGCAGGACTTCGTCCGCACCCTGCGGGCCCGCGGACTCTCCTCCCGCCGGATCACCCTGCACGTGCTGCGCAACGCCTCCCCCGCCGCGCTCACCGTGCTCGCGGTGATGTCCGTCGGACTGCTCGGCGGCGCGATCGTCGTGGAGATCATCTTCAACCTCCCCGGCATCGGCAGCCTCACCCAGTCGGCCTCCCAGATCGGCGACATCCCGGTCCTGCTCGGCCTGACCGCCGTCACGGTCGTCTTCGTCGTCCTCATCAACTTCCTGCTCGACCTCGTGCTCGGCTGGATCAACCCGAAGGTGCGCGAGATATGA
- a CDS encoding dipeptide/oligopeptide/nickel ABC transporter permease/ATP-binding protein, translating to MTDLAMPAPGAPLQAQQRLWSRYLRRPLGVTALAVFLLVVLAGLLAPLLAPYDPHLVDYDLTQAPPSAEHWMGGDSAGRDIFSRLLYGARTTVYGAAVACVVGIGIGVPAGVAAGYFGGVTDRICSWVSDGVQAVPGMIVLLIVAAGTGADFTVLMVTVGAFMAPGYYRISRSRALAVRKEPYIDAARVAGLTHTKILRAHMFRAVRAPVIIQSALTAGIAMGMQTGLQFLGVGTASAPDWGQMMNDGFRTMGTHPLILLWPSVALGVTMAALAFMGSVLADLVSVRTEPAPRRRRRTATTGTGRRTAPTGEPAPPAAASALRIENLRVSYATAQGDKEVVHGVSLDVAPGEVLGIVGESGSGKSQTMFSALDLLPANGRATADGIWIGGLPVGHLPPARRHALLGTRVGYVPQEPMSNLDPCYTIGHQLVEPLRAVHGMTKAQARARAHEVLVRVGITDADRVMASYPHQVSGGMAQRVLIAGAVAGKPELVVADEPTTALDVTVQAEVLELLRELQREYHMALVIVTHNFGVVADICDRVAVMRDGRVVESGPVEQIFDRPADPYTAELIRASQDDTDSRDDLDAAWHEAGRKVHT from the coding sequence ATGACAGACCTCGCCATGCCCGCCCCGGGCGCCCCCCTCCAGGCCCAGCAGCGCCTGTGGTCGCGCTACCTGCGCCGTCCGCTGGGCGTCACCGCCCTCGCGGTGTTCCTCCTGGTGGTCCTCGCGGGCCTCCTCGCACCCCTGCTGGCACCGTACGATCCCCATCTCGTCGACTACGACCTCACCCAGGCGCCGCCCAGCGCGGAGCACTGGATGGGCGGCGACTCCGCCGGCCGGGACATCTTCAGCCGGCTGCTGTACGGCGCGCGCACGACCGTCTACGGGGCCGCCGTCGCCTGTGTGGTCGGCATCGGCATCGGTGTGCCCGCGGGCGTGGCCGCCGGGTACTTCGGCGGTGTGACCGACCGGATCTGCTCGTGGGTCAGCGACGGCGTGCAGGCCGTGCCCGGCATGATCGTCCTCCTCATCGTCGCCGCGGGCACCGGTGCCGACTTCACCGTGCTGATGGTGACGGTGGGCGCGTTCATGGCCCCCGGCTACTACCGCATCTCCCGCTCCAGGGCGCTGGCCGTGCGCAAGGAGCCGTACATCGACGCGGCCCGCGTCGCCGGTCTCACCCACACCAAGATCCTGCGTGCGCACATGTTCCGGGCCGTCCGGGCGCCCGTCATCATCCAGTCGGCGCTCACCGCGGGCATCGCGATGGGCATGCAGACCGGTCTGCAGTTCCTCGGGGTGGGCACCGCGTCGGCTCCCGACTGGGGACAGATGATGAACGACGGGTTCCGCACCATGGGGACCCACCCGCTCATCCTCCTGTGGCCCTCGGTCGCGCTGGGCGTCACCATGGCCGCCCTCGCCTTCATGGGATCCGTCCTCGCCGACCTGGTGAGCGTGCGGACCGAACCGGCACCCCGGCGCCGGCGCCGCACCGCGACCACCGGCACGGGGCGGCGGACCGCGCCCACCGGCGAGCCGGCGCCGCCCGCGGCGGCCTCCGCGCTGCGGATCGAGAACCTCCGGGTTTCCTACGCCACCGCGCAGGGCGACAAGGAGGTGGTGCACGGCGTGAGCCTGGACGTCGCCCCCGGTGAGGTCCTCGGCATCGTCGGCGAGTCCGGGTCGGGCAAGTCCCAGACCATGTTCTCCGCACTGGACCTGCTGCCGGCGAACGGCCGTGCCACGGCGGACGGCATCTGGATCGGCGGCCTGCCGGTCGGCCACCTCCCGCCGGCCAGGCGCCACGCCCTGCTCGGCACCCGGGTCGGATACGTCCCCCAGGAGCCGATGAGCAACCTCGACCCCTGCTACACCATCGGCCACCAACTGGTGGAACCCCTGCGGGCGGTGCACGGGATGACCAAGGCGCAGGCACGGGCGCGCGCCCACGAGGTCCTCGTGCGGGTCGGGATCACCGACGCCGACCGGGTGATGGCCTCCTACCCGCACCAGGTCTCCGGCGGCATGGCCCAGCGCGTCCTGATCGCGGGGGCGGTCGCCGGCAAGCCGGAGCTGGTGGTGGCGGACGAGCCGACCACGGCCCTGGACGTCACGGTGCAGGCCGAGGTGCTGGAGCTGCTGCGCGAACTGCAGCGCGAGTACCACATGGCGCTGGTCATCGTCACCCACAACTTCGGCGTGGTCGCCGACATCTGCGACCGGGTCGCGGTCATGCGGGACGGCCGGGTGGTCGAGTCCGGTCCGGTCGAGCAGATCTTCGACCGCCCCGCCGACCCCTACACCGCGGAGCTGATCCGCGCCTCGCAGGACGACACCGACAGCCGCGACGACCTGGACGCGGCCTGGCACGAGGCCGGACGGAAGGTGCACACATGA